A stretch of Tenrec ecaudatus isolate mTenEca1 chromosome 2, mTenEca1.hap1, whole genome shotgun sequence DNA encodes these proteins:
- the LOC142441210 gene encoding olfactory receptor 14A16-like, with protein sequence MVNLTSSVTEFILLGFSDIRDYQIMHATLFFLIYLIALLGNLTIIILSTLDQHLNSPMYFFLKTLSLLDLCFISVTLPKAIFHSLTQNGTISFLGCVAQVFFVVLFACAELALLTVMSYDRYVAICHPLHYQVVMKKEACEKMVVASWLSGVVSAFLNTSVTFSLPFCGSNFVHQFFCEIPSLLKLSCSEKYLAEIGAIIVTTSLGFVCFISIMVSYIHIFSAVLRIASVESRSKAFSTCIPHLVVVTVFTITGSVAYMKPVSEVPSVWDLLVSVFYTVVPPTINPIIYSLKNKDMKTAFWTILRKIIMVQ encoded by the coding sequence ATGGTCAACCTGACTTCTTCGGTTACTGAGTTCATCCTCCTGGGATTTTCAGATATCAGGGATTACCAAATCATGCATGCAACGCTCTTCTTCCTCATTTACTTAATAGCTCTGCTGGGCAACctcaccatcatcattctcagcacCTTAGACCAGCACCTCAACAGTCCCATGTACTTCTTTCTGAAGACCTTGTCCTTGCTGGACCTCTGCTTCATCTCTGTCACACTTCCCAAGGCCATCTTTCATTCGTTGACCCAAAATGGTACCATATCCTTTCTGGGGTGTGTGGCACAGGTCTTTTTTGTAGTTCTGTTTGCTTGTGCTGAGCTGGCCTTGCTCACAGTCATGTCTTATGATCGATATGTGGCCATTTGCCACCCCCTACATTATCAGGTAGTCATGAAGAAGGAGGCTTGTGAGAAAATGGTGGTTGCTTCATGGCTCAGTGGGGTTGTTTCTGCATTCTTGAATACATCTGTGACTTTCTCATTACCGTTTTGTGGGTCAAATTTTGTCCATCAGTTCTTCTGTGAGATCCCATCTTTACTCAAACTCTCCTGCTCAGAGAAGTATCTTGCTGAGATTGGGGCCATAATTGTCACAACATCTTTAGGATTTGTGTGTTTTATTTCCATTATGGTTTCTTACATTCACATCTTCTCCGCAGTCCTAAGAATTGCATCAGTGGAAAGCAGGTCAAAAGCCTTTTCGACCTGCATCCCTCACCTTGTAGTCGTTACTGTTTTCACAATTACAGGTTCTGTAGCCTACATGAAACCAGTGTCAGAGGTCCCTTCAGTGTGGGATCTCCTGGTTTCTGTCTTCTACACTGTTGTGCCACCCACCATAAATCCCATCATCTACAGCCTGAAGAACAAAGACATGAAAACTGCCTTCTGGACAATTTTGAGAAAGATTATCATGGTACAATAA